Proteins found in one Arachis stenosperma cultivar V10309 chromosome 8, arast.V10309.gnm1.PFL2, whole genome shotgun sequence genomic segment:
- the LOC130945436 gene encoding RHOMBOID-like protein 8, with protein MAAEGGSDQFIDIVKLSPPAKFPAAFPQDLKVAPSLKRRRSGGDTWVVSVFVIIHVGVFIATMLVNDCWTNSNGDCALKTLGRFSFQPLSENPLLGPSQSKLEEMGALRRNFVTEYHQTWRLFTSPFLHAGLFHLLLNLCSIIFIGIHLERELGPLRIGVIYAMSAFGGALMASLFLQHTPAVASSGALYGLLGTLLSELIWNWELQTKRVSAIVSFVFVFVCNFILGFLPYVDNFASIGGFVSGFLLGSVLLLSRNLELPKVPIKGTLFDYGVKSYIKLKLKQNVDRPVLRIVSFILFSLILAGCLVAVLHGININSYCTWCPYVDCIPYTSWHCQNGETSCKTMVSDDQMTLTCMGNGNFRVFPFTNISRTRISDLCNLIC; from the exons ATGGCGGCGGAAGGAGGTTCAGATCAATTCATCGACATCGTTAAGCTCTCTCCTCCGGCAAAGTTCCCGGCGGCATTCCCCCAGGACCTCAAGGTGGCTCCCTCCTTGAAGCGCCGCCGTTCTGGCGGTGACACGTGGGTGGTGTCAGTGTTCGTGATCATCCACGTGGGCGTCTTCATCGCAACGATGCTGGTCAATGATTGCTGGACGAACTCCAACGGCGACTGCGCCCTAAAAACCCTCGGAAGGTTCTCCTTCCAACCTCTCTCTGAGAATCCTCTCTTAGGCCCTTCTCAGTCCAA ATTAGAGGAAATGGGAGCGCTTCGGAGGAATTTCGTGACAGAGTATCACCAAACTTGGCGTCTTTTCACCTCTCCATTTCTTCATGCTGGGCTCTTCCACCTCCTCCTCAATCTCTGCAGTATCATCTTCATCGGAATTCACCTAGAGCGCGAGCTTGGACCGT TACGGATTGGTGTAATCTATGCAATGTCTGCATTTGGGGGAGCCTTGATGGCTTCTCTTTTTCTTCAGCACACCCCAGCTGTTGCCTCTTCCGGGGCTTTGTATGGGTTACTCGGAACTTTACTCTCTGAGCTCATTTGGAACTGGGAATTACAAACCAAAAGG GTTTCAGCAATAGTCTCTTTTGTCTTTGTATTTGTTTGCAATTTCATCCTTGGCTTTCTGCCTTATGTGGACAACTTTGCGAGCATTGGAGGTTTCGTATCAGGGTTCCTTCTTGGATCTGTACTTCTACTCAGCAGAAACCTTGAACTGCCAAAGGTTCCAATCAAAGGAACTCTCTTTGATTATGGTGTCAAGAGTTACATCAAGTTAAAGTTGAAGCAAAACGTGGACAGACCGGTTCTCAGGATTGTTTCTTTTATCCTCTTTAGCCTGAT ATTGGCCGGTTGTCTTGTGGCAGTTCTTCACGGGATCAACATCAATAGTTATTGCACATGGTGCCCATATGTTGACTGTATCCCTTATACAAGCTGGCACTGCCAAAATGGAGAAACCTCTTGTAAG ACAATGGTGAGCGATGATCAGATGACATTGACCTGTATGGGGAATGGAAACTTCAGGGTCTTTCCTTTTACGAACATCTCTCGGACAAGGATCAGTGATCTATGCAATCTGATATGCTGA